The nucleotide sequence CAAGGCCGTTCATGGTCGGCACGACGCTCTCGATGTCTGTCAGCAGAAGAGTGAACGGATTGCTCCCGGTGAGCCCTGCCCTCGTGCGGCGATCTTGACTTGGTAACGCTGAGACTTGGTTGATGATAATCCCAAGATCGGGGAGGTGAAACCCGACTGCCAGATGGTGTACGAACTGAAGCAGAGGGCTGCCGAGTACTTCGCGAGCCAATTGGGACCGACGCAGCAATCATCGTCTCTGTTTGATTGAGAATTTGAGCAACATTTTCTGTTGCTCCAGTTGCCATGAGGGTATCCAAGAGCGTGATTGCTGTAACCGCATTCTGCTGTGGGGTACAAAACACATTAGTGCCATCGATGTTCTGTTGTCCAATCAACTCATGTGCTCGACACCCAGATGCCAAAGCACGTAGCCTTCGTTCCTCAGCCTCTCTCGCTAGCCGCTCGCCCTCTTGCTTCTCACGCCGCAATCTGGCTTGCCCTTGCTCTTGCCGTTCCCGCTCCAGCCTGAGTCGCTCGGCTTCTTGACATGCTCATTCCTCATTGGCTTCACGCGCAAGGAGCTGTTCTTCCGTCTCATTGTCGGCCATAAAAACGCTAAAAAAGAGAGGAGTGTAGTCGTCTTCATAGTTGTCACCAAAGACTTCATCAAGGTCGTCGTAATCGTCAAAATTGTTGAAGTCATATTCGTCATCGAAGTCACCGTAGTCGATATTCTCAGTCGGAGCATGAGAATCAATGCTTGGAGTGCTGAGGTATTCTTCAATTTCTTCTGTATAACACGATCCGAGTCGTTGAAGGATTACGCCGACTTACCTGGAGAAAGATCCGACTGTGGTTGAAGCTGAGTCAGACCTAGGCTTGTGGGGAGAAGGCGCTCTTGAACCGAAAACAGCAGCTAGATCATTTGGTAGCCGCATCATGATTAGTGGATAAACTGCGCCGTCTTGATCTAATCTTGAAGATGAAAACGTAGAGGTCccatccgagtggtttgaagccaactcaGATGAGAAAACCGTAGAGTAGATCTCAGCCGAGTCCGGGAGACCGAACGGGGCCGAACCGTCATCTCTTCTCGACTGGTTTGAATCCGAGTCGAgaagagagatcttgccgaagctGTCGGTGATGAAGTCAAGGCTGCCTAACTGgtacgcctgcccgggagggaaggcgaagtcgtcgatgcccgAAACGAATCCCATCACACTAGTCGGCGAAAAACTTGACGCTTCCCATATCTGGCGCGCTAACTatcaaaacaagatttcggcaatactaaaagggggtggcaaCCAAGCTAGGATAGTGGATGGCTCTAGAGACaaaggtttatacaggttcaggccttctctATGAGAAgaaataccctactcctgtccgagGAAATATTCctccgagtgtattattgatgtGATAATCTGGGGAAAAAGTTATACCCTTAGgagcacccggacccctccttatatagaaGGAGGAGCCGAGATTACAATGCATAGCCCATATACCTTACGGCTTAGGCTAACAGATATTTACAATTATAACCGACTAGGACTACGGGATATTTCCTTGATATACAAGTTAACATAATATCCGACTCCTTTCCTAAACATATTCTATATGTATAAACTATCCCCTGTAACCAATCGGATATCTATGCCATATGGGTAtgtggtacccataatctccacagttgaTTTCCTTCTATTCACTTTTTGATTTTCATCAAGGGAAAGATTCAAACTACCtcactattttctttttttgttttttatagcaATTTTTCTATGAACTACCCATACATAGTCATGCACATATTTTGCTACTACTCTTTCTTTGCTTGTCAAGGATATTAACTCTATCAATGCCAGCATTGAGTGCAGCTGTTTGGGTTTACAGACAGAGGATAGAGGGGAGGGGCAAAAGAGAAAAGTCCGTGGAAAATGGGCTGGTGCCTCATTGAGCAAGGTTTGACGCTGTGCCATGCCATATAATTGATAATGTACGcacttttgtgtttttttaatcgTTGTCTCAAATGAACTAACAACTTCGATACGCATTACAAATGTACAATAGAGCTTTTCGTATTTtcaacaaaaatattttctatgatatatatattgcataacGTACAAATGGAAATATTTTGATTTAGTTCCAAGGTGATATGACtggtttatttttctttgcttATTATTAGGAAccaacacacacatatatgtaatataaatataaatttgtAAGAATATTTAGTAGAGCAGTGAATTTACTCTTGTGCAGCCTAAAGTAGCCAAAGGTCACCAGCATCTTTCTCTTAACATTATTTTtccccatcttttttttttttgcgattgcTCTTACGGTTCTTTTAAATCTTGTATGTGCCATCATTGTGTACTATGCAGCGCTTGTTCTAGAAATATTTATCCAGttccataattttttatttctacttcGATGAGGAGGGCAGGTGTGCTTAGTAGCTTACAGTACCAAATATGAAGTTAAAAGAAATTTAGACTCTATATTACCCctttttatcaaatattaaaaagtGCTCTAAGTGCAGACTCCTATTGGAGTTGTGAGTATTTGTATACATGACCCTGTCAAATTGCTACTAATTGTCCAGGAAACTTATATCAATATGTTACCCCAGCTACACTCATCTGCTATCAGAATAGGGCTAACTGAAATTGGTACATTAATTGAGCCCCATTTTTCAAAAAGGTTTTAACATATATTGTAGTACATGAAATTTCAATTCCTTTTACTTGCTAGAAAGTAAATACCGTGCAATTGCAACTTTGTTAAACAACAAATATATCCACTGGTTTGTGAGTAATGTtttgaaaattatattatatcatGTAACAAtttcatctcttttttttaccAAGTCTATCTTATGAGTTTTTAGCTTGTGTTTTGTATTCAAATCTTGATGTTTTCATGCAGTCAATCTTGACAAGAATGTAAGcatcttttttttccatggATTTCATTGTTATGTTATAATCTGGTGTGGAATATGGGAATGTCTACTTTGTACATTATGAACATACATGTACCTTTGTTGGCTTGAAGGTAGTGTGATTTACCAGAAAGGGTTTTATAGGAATTAATCATCCAAATTGTCATTTTACTATAGTGTATGAAACTCTATTTTTATCTCGAGATTTTTATGGAGTGTACCGCCTTTTCAGGTCACTATTGTTCTCTCTCTACACATATAGAACCAAACGTaccttgcacgtgcacgataACTAGTTGTATATAAAGTATTGCGTGTGTACCTTTATAGATACATGCTGAATCTATTTACGGATTTAGAGGAATTTGTACTTGGATTCGCAGTACTGAgatgtttgtttattttgggGTACATTCTATACTACGTTTGTTTATTTTGGGGTACATTCTATACtatgtttgtttattttgggaTTGATGAGTATGAGAGAACAATAAATACTTTTAATCTACATGGAATTATATTAGTTGTAAGGCCATTGTTTAAGGATTTACTACGTGCCAACTACCTGTACACGCTTGGACCCCAATGTCGAAGTTGAATACTCTGCTGTAAAGCAAAATGACAGCAAAATGAGGCATTAGGTTATTAACCACTTGAGCAACCGTGGATGATCCAGACAAACTACTAATATAAAACGCTAAAGAACCTTTTTCTTGTGCAAGATTGTTGACTACTGTTGCAAATAGTAATAATACAGCGAACGGAAGGCGTGAATCTAGAACATTGTGCATAGGGTTCTCTGTATTTACTTGAGAGGACCCTTGTTCCCCAGTACCACCTCCCTCATTCTCTGGTTGCAAAACTCAATGAGTGCCATCCACAACACATTTAGGATGCATTCCAATGTAGCCTCCGCGATGAAATTTGCGTGGCATGCGAAACAAGGGAAATTCAAcagtatatgattaattgactATTAATTATTACGAtacaatcttaaaaaaatagatctacatgatttttaaaaagcatttatataaaagatttttttaaaaaaatatgtgcttTATAAGTTTGGAAAGCGTACTCAGCATAAATGAGAGAGATACAAATGTGAAACTCACAACTGAAATCAACCTAGTCCGGTTTTCAAACCGTGATTCCGTAGTGTTTCATCCATCGTCTAGTTCCCCAGTTACCAATGTATACCAATCTATACTTTGTAcaaattataacccactaaGTCTAAACCTCAACATGCAACCATGCCACattatcacccactagcaataattgcATATTTAACCTCATGCAACCCATACAATatcatctacaatttatttaattctaaaaatcaacatgcaaacatagcCAATCATCACCCTTTACATCATTtgcacaatattttaacaaatttatctattatttttttaatatttaacatatatttatcaatATATTTTACGTTAAACGTGGGTATCATTTGTTTCATGGTAAGTACTGATAAACCTTCCTGCTtcattatttttctctttttattcctaacttaattgttaaaaaaatatgcattgaaaattacttagtaattcccgcagcaaagcgcggggaatcacctagtatCAACATAGACTTGCAACCATTTTGAGTTGAATTAGTGAACagaaaagggagggaaaaggcGGGATTAACCGCACACTACTACCGTACCTCATATATACGGATAAAACAACAATAATGCCATATCACAGTCAATAGTCAAACAAAGGAGAGTTGACTGACCTGCAGCCCGGCAGCCCCTAAATTCCAAGTCGCCTCTTGAGTCTTGACGGACCCCTGCCGTCCTGAGACCAATGGTGGACAATGAATGACGACGTTTACAACCACCAAATCCACTGCTCACTGCACACAGACTACTACTACCAGTTTTATTCATCCATCAATTCTATCGAAGCAGCAACCACTCATATCtcatatacacacaaatctATCTCCCTTATTAGCAGCTCAGCCTCAGCGTGCCATGGCCGGCACAGCAGCAATGagctcctcctcgtcttcgtcccCTTGCATCACCTTCATAGCGGAATCGATGATCCTCCCCACCCGAAACATCAGGCTCTTTGCACCCATCTTCCTTCTAATCTTCTGCCACACCTTCATCTTCCTCGGCATCACCGCCATCCACGTCAACCCTCTCGCGCCCTCCTTGGACAGCATCCACTCCCTCGCGACCGGCGTCCTTGTCCATGTCTACGCGCCAAAGAACACCACCGATGATGGCCAAGGCCAAGCCACAGCGACCGACTCCCTTATTCGAGGTCACGCCATCGTCTACCTTGCGTACCTCGTGAGCAGGCTCACCGTGCAGGTCGTTGCGGTTGTCGCCGGCTGCACGACCTACTCCGGCAAGCGGCTCTCCTTCACCGAGCTGCTCGGCTGGGAGGTGGCAACCACGGAGAAAATCAGAGGACCACTCATCACCGCCATGTTCATGGGCGTCGTCGACCTCTCGACCGCGACTCTCCTCGTCCTAGCGGCACACATGACAGCCTTCGTGGGCGGCTCAAGCATGGCGTCCATCTTAGGCTCCCTACTGTTCCTCGCCGCTCTCGTCCTCTACATCCACCTCGGCGCCGTCATCCCGGTGAGCATCGCCGTGTCATCGGCGGAAGGACGCTGGGCAGCGCCGGCACTCTGGTTGGCGTGGCGGCTCATGAAAGCGAGGAGGAAGGAAGCCGGTGTTCTGACACTCATCGCATGCCTCGTTCCTGCCGCCATTTGCCCGGTGTACACCATTGCTGCTGCCTTGTCAGACGAGCTATTGTTTACATTCTACGTATGGCTGCTGGGTGTAGTATTTGGTTTCTTCCTTCTGCCGGTTGCTCTGCAGCTGCTCTCCACGACGGCAGCCACGGTGTTCTACTACCACTGCGTGGAAGCCCAAGTGGTCGCTCATGTATGTGACGTGTCAGTTGATGACAGGGATGTAGTAGATCAGGTCTGATTTAGTTCCGTCTGTTCATCACAATTTTTATGATAGCTAGTCTGTATTGTTAGCTGAACTGATCTAACACcttcatatgttttttttcacaCACGTTAATGTTACTGGCCAATCAAAAATAACATGACCACTAAGATCATAAAGGATAAGATAAATACGATGACAGGAAAGAAGGTACAGTGTGGGCTAGTGGAGTCACATTTCCACTCTCTCAAGTCACCTCCACACTATAAATAGGCCTCCACTCCTCACTCTCAAAGACACACCAAGATACAAATCAATGTCACCTTCCTCCGTACTATAACCGGTTGGATAGCCATGATGGATTATCGTAAGGAACTCAGCAATATGGGATGATTTCTCAACATATCAGGAGGGCATAGTTATGAGGTATTAGCCACATAGTTATACAATAGCAAGTGTATACTAAAATGATAATATACTAGGAGTACATAAATGATGATGTTCTTATTTCTTCTCTGCTTAGACTAGACTTATTAACTAGTAAGAGTATTCTAAACTATTCCATCTGTGTGTCAACCTATTCTTATTCTCAATTGATTAGCCCATGCATAAGACTTTGATTTATATAAGTGCGATATGAATTTATAGCATAGAACTCTCTTACCATATCTTTCAttaggattaaataaatacgataccttgtaAATACtttcgggtgaaatgctacagtgGTATAaccatgcgcttgcggatttgtATCTGTAACTCATAAGAATACCGTCTAATATTTCTGGAAACATTGATGGGGTTAAGTTCctagtaatatcgttaagaaatatcaacagaGCCTCGAGCGGTGTGGCGGTGACCCTGCTGTGTTAGAGCACGACAAGGTGGGTGGTGCGGCGAAGAGACTCTCACGGTGGAAGGACGGAGGCGACAACGATGCGACCAGGTTGCTTGTAGTTGGACACGGGCATTGAAGGCGTTGAAGGTTGCCTGAGGTGGGCGTTGAAGGTTGCGACAAGCTCCTTTGCACGCGTTAGTCCTCTTGCGCCGGCGGCTTGACGCTGCAAGATGGCCACGCTGGACGGGCTAgtgcgggggagaggggattcattcttctctctcaccctctccctctccaacccACCCACGTGGATGGATTTGGAGCATGCCAGAGGTCGAGATGCTTCTTTGatggccgggcggcggcgaggcatcGGTGCGATGGTTGCGTGTTGAAGGGGATTAGCTGGTGGTGACTGCTGGAGCTGACATGCATTCAATGATGCGAGAGAATAGGGAAACTATGGGCGCAAGCGTAGCCTTCAGGCCGACAATGGCGATGCCTATGGGCAGCACATTCCTCTTGGGTGTTGTTGTGTTTGTTCTCTCCCAGTGGTTTGTTTAGGTGAAAACCACATCTTTGTTCCCTAAGGGTGTGTTGGTTGGACGGATAACCCTAGATGGAATATGGTGATCCAGTTTTTAAGTGTGTTTGGTTAGTGGGCGAGGGTGGATAGGGGAATATCCCACAAAAATGTTGGATAAGTGTATCCGGCCAAATTGGCCGGATGAGGAAATCCACCTTTGCTAATCTTGATTATTAGTTATTGAATAGCAATAGTTAATGTATTTTGttgttaattagtaattaacttATCAAAATTAGTGTTGATTAAATATAATTAGTCTATTTGTTGTTAATTAGTATAAATTATGGCTACATTAATAATAAttaacatattttattattagttacTATGTTGTTGTTTTCATTCAATCCATTCTCATCCACCCAACTAAACAAGAAATTACGGGATGACCACGAACCAAACACATACTGGCAGCACTCTTAACGTTGTTCTCTTCTTTGAGGCGTCCTTTAGAAGAACCATTCCCCGGAGTGTCGAGGCGTCCTTTAGAAGAACCATTCCCCGGGGTGTCATGTACTTGTTTTGTTTTCAGTAGTAGGATCAGATATAGACACGTGGTGtagctatcttttttttttcctgactaTAGTCTTCCAGGACTATAGACTTGTATGTTTTCCTGCTATATCAAGAGAAACGTCGCACTATCTTGTGCGGGTtgtttcggaaaaaaaaaatcatgtttgaaAACAAGAATTGCACTGGAGAGCAGAATTAACATCTCTACTGAACTCATCGATCGTGACAAAAGTTGTAAACAATCGTGGGATTTCAAGCTGCTGTACATCTCTGTAGCGGAATATACAAATTACAAACATTCACATTCACAAGGAACCCATCATCCAGCAACAAGCAGCAGCATATTACAGGACACGAAACTGATGTTTTTGTTTCGGGATTGAAAATGCATGGTTGACAACCTGGTTAGATCATCAATGCAAGTCTGCCAATCAATTGACGTTATATTTTCCCATCTGCCAGACTCATATTTAGGGCCATGATAGATCGACCTCTCAATTTTAGCAGTAGAAATCGTGGTTATATATACACGCAGAAACAACACCGACAAGTTGCAATCGAAAAACTAACTGATTGAGGGCAAGGCAGGTGGAGTGTAGCCAAGACCAGAATCCCCGCCAAAGGAACCAGGTTCAACATGTCTAACCTGGCCGTGCTGACGGATATGGCGAAGGAGCCTAGCCAGAAAAGCATTGTTGCAGATTGTAGAACTATCACAGACAAGTGCGACATGACGGCGTGCCCTTGTGATGGCCACATTCATGCGCCTGTTGTCGCCAAGGAATCCTACAGCTCCCAAAGTGTTTGAACGAACCTAACAGGATTGAATAGAAATATCTTAGAGCCTTCATAGAAGTATTAAAGTTGGGTTAAGAATGACCTGCAACTTTTATTGACATGAGATTATATGGTTCAACACGGCATTTGAAGTACCACGGTCACCTTACAGCAAACCAAGAAGGACTACCCTATAAAGACAGCAAAGGAAGTGTGTACCATTGATATGACCACGGCATCTGCCTCCCTCCCTTGGAAGCTATCTATAGTTGAAACCTCAACACCAGAAGCCTCTGGATAATCTTCTAGCCTGTCTCTTAATAGTTGTACTTGCGCAATGTAAGGTGACTGGACGGCAATCGCGGTTGGAGAGACACCTGCACAAATTGTTTTCAGCAGTCCATTCATCAATAATCTGTGCAGCATTAGGAATAAAACAACTACGGGCAAATAAAAAATTAGGATACAAAGTGTGCTGCAAGTTGAACACAAAATCTAAGTGTggtgtaattaattaaaggaaaacAGGCACATACCACATTGTACAAGGTTCAAAACATGCTGTGAAACTACATCTGCCTCGCCATTGTTATAAAAAGATCCTGTACCAGCAGGGTCTAAATGCTCCTCACAGTCAATATTCAAACTTCCGTACGGCATACGAGTGTCAAGTAAAAGAAAGGCACACCGAGTTATCCAAGTTTCCTGAAAGACGGTAATTTTAATCCATTATCAATATGATGCATACATTAATCAACCATAAAATATAATCAATCTTTTAAAACAAATGCAATTGTTTCTGGATAACAATTCGGACCTCCACACCTTTAATAGATGCATTTGTACCTACCTATTGCAATGGATCTCAAATACATAAAACTTAAGTTATAAGGTTAAAAATGCCAAAATAATCATCCCTGAATACAAAAAACTGCATACATGATTTGCATCAAATAAATCAGCCTCTGCATATACATTCATAGAGGTTGTGTTCCTGTACCAAATTATTCCTACAAACAACACATATGTATACGTAGATCCAGAGAGGAAACAACATTTGAGAGACTCCGTTATAAAGCAAGCCATGACCAACATCCATTTTAGTATAATTATTATGACCTAGAACATTTCGTAGTTACAGCCATGCAAAATTGTAATCAACATATGTCTCATATATCATCTCTTAGCTTCCATTTGGCAAGACTTATTTACACAAAAGGGGATTAAGCTCCAATTATATTGAAAGCAGTTCACATTATGTTGAATTCAAAACGGAGGAAGTCTTAGTATTG is from Oryza sativa Japonica Group chromosome 9, ASM3414082v1 and encodes:
- the LOC136351667 gene encoding uncharacterized protein; amino-acid sequence: MAGTAAMSSSSSSSPCITFIAESMILPTRNIRLFAPIFLLIFCHTFIFLGITAIHVNPLAPSLDSIHSLATGVLVHVYAPKNTTDDGQGQATATDSLIRGHAIVYLAYLVSRLTVQVVAVVAGCTTYSGKRLSFTELLGWEVATTEKIRGPLITAMFMGVVDLSTATLLVLAAHMTAFVGGSSMASILGSLLFLAALVLYIHLGAVIPVSIAVSSAEGRWAAPALWLAWRLMKARRKEAGVLTLIACLVPAAICPVYTIAAALSDELLFTFYVWLLGVVFGFFLLPVALQLLSTTAATVFYYHCVEAQVVAHVCDVSVDDRDVVDQV